The following coding sequences are from one Eptesicus fuscus isolate TK198812 chromosome 7, DD_ASM_mEF_20220401, whole genome shotgun sequence window:
- the CLEC4A gene encoding C-type lectin domain family 4 member A isoform X1, which yields MDVLRKRYQGFFEESRRSLLNMTSEITYAEVKFKNESTSLGTKSEPSAAPKEKTSLHKTNPGFPKALLPSLLILLLLLAISFFIAFIIFFQKYSQLLKEKKAIKEVTHTELECMKGNLTMKEKDWSCCPKNWKPFNLNCYFISNDTRNWTESKNNCSAMKSHLLVINTKEEQDFIIGNLDEKSAYYVGLSDPEGNGAWQWVDQTPYNASATFWRPGEPNSLSEHCVILNKPPRSSWGWNDVTCKELHRSICKMMKIYL from the exons ATGG atGTTTTGAGGAAGAGATACCAAGGATTTTTTGAAGAGAGCAGACGGTCTCTTCTCAATATGACTTCAGAGATCACTTATGCTGAAGTGAAGTTCAAAAATGAATCTACGTCCTTAGGCACCAAGTCAGAGCCTTCTGCAG cTCCCAAAGAGAAGACCAGCCTTCACAAAACTAACCCTGGTTTTCCCAAGGCACTCTTACCCTCATTGCTGATACTTCTGCTATTATTGGCAATCTCATTTTTTATCGCTTTTATCA ttttttttcaaaaatattcacagcttcttaaagaaaaaaaggctatAAAAGAAGTTACTCACACAGAATTGGAATGTATGAAAGGAAATTTGACCATGAAAG AGAAAGATTGGAGCTGCTGCCCAAAGAATTGGAAGCCATTTAATTTGAACTGCTACTTTATTTCTAATGACACCAGAAATTGGACGGAGAGTAAAAACAACTGCTCAGCAATGAAGTCACACCTGCTGGTGATCAACACCAAGGAAGAGCAG gaTTTTATCATTGGGAACCTGGATGAAAAGAGCGCTTATTATGTGGGGCTGTCAGACCCAGAGGGGAACGGAGCCTGGCAATGGGTTGATCAGACACCATACAATGCAAGTGCCAC ATTCTGGCGTCCAGGCGAACCCAATAGTCTTTCGGAGCATTGTGTTATCCTGAATAAACCTCCACGAAGCTCGTGGGGCTGGAATGATGTTACTTGTAAGGAACTTCACAGGTCAATTTGCAAGATGATGAAGATCTACTTATGA
- the CLEC4A gene encoding C-type lectin domain family 4 member A isoform X3, translated as MDVLRKRYQGFFEESRRSLLNMTSEITYAEVKFKNESTSLGTKSEPSAAPKEKTSLHKTNPGFPKALLPSLLILLLLLAISFFIAFIKKDWSCCPKNWKPFNLNCYFISNDTRNWTESKNNCSAMKSHLLVINTKEEQDFIIGNLDEKSAYYVGLSDPEGNGAWQWVDQTPYNASATFWRPGEPNSLSEHCVILNKPPRSSWGWNDVTCKELHRSICKMMKIYL; from the exons ATGG atGTTTTGAGGAAGAGATACCAAGGATTTTTTGAAGAGAGCAGACGGTCTCTTCTCAATATGACTTCAGAGATCACTTATGCTGAAGTGAAGTTCAAAAATGAATCTACGTCCTTAGGCACCAAGTCAGAGCCTTCTGCAG cTCCCAAAGAGAAGACCAGCCTTCACAAAACTAACCCTGGTTTTCCCAAGGCACTCTTACCCTCATTGCTGATACTTCTGCTATTATTGGCAATCTCATTTTTTATCGCTTTTATCA AGAAAGATTGGAGCTGCTGCCCAAAGAATTGGAAGCCATTTAATTTGAACTGCTACTTTATTTCTAATGACACCAGAAATTGGACGGAGAGTAAAAACAACTGCTCAGCAATGAAGTCACACCTGCTGGTGATCAACACCAAGGAAGAGCAG gaTTTTATCATTGGGAACCTGGATGAAAAGAGCGCTTATTATGTGGGGCTGTCAGACCCAGAGGGGAACGGAGCCTGGCAATGGGTTGATCAGACACCATACAATGCAAGTGCCAC ATTCTGGCGTCCAGGCGAACCCAATAGTCTTTCGGAGCATTGTGTTATCCTGAATAAACCTCCACGAAGCTCGTGGGGCTGGAATGATGTTACTTGTAAGGAACTTCACAGGTCAATTTGCAAGATGATGAAGATCTACTTATGA
- the CLEC4A gene encoding C-type lectin domain family 4 member A isoform X2 yields the protein MTSEITYAEVKFKNESTSLGTKSEPSAAPKEKTSLHKTNPGFPKALLPSLLILLLLLAISFFIAFIIFFQKYSQLLKEKKAIKEVTHTELECMKGNLTMKEKDWSCCPKNWKPFNLNCYFISNDTRNWTESKNNCSAMKSHLLVINTKEEQDFIIGNLDEKSAYYVGLSDPEGNGAWQWVDQTPYNASATFWRPGEPNSLSEHCVILNKPPRSSWGWNDVTCKELHRSICKMMKIYL from the exons ATGACTTCAGAGATCACTTATGCTGAAGTGAAGTTCAAAAATGAATCTACGTCCTTAGGCACCAAGTCAGAGCCTTCTGCAG cTCCCAAAGAGAAGACCAGCCTTCACAAAACTAACCCTGGTTTTCCCAAGGCACTCTTACCCTCATTGCTGATACTTCTGCTATTATTGGCAATCTCATTTTTTATCGCTTTTATCA ttttttttcaaaaatattcacagcttcttaaagaaaaaaaggctatAAAAGAAGTTACTCACACAGAATTGGAATGTATGAAAGGAAATTTGACCATGAAAG AGAAAGATTGGAGCTGCTGCCCAAAGAATTGGAAGCCATTTAATTTGAACTGCTACTTTATTTCTAATGACACCAGAAATTGGACGGAGAGTAAAAACAACTGCTCAGCAATGAAGTCACACCTGCTGGTGATCAACACCAAGGAAGAGCAG gaTTTTATCATTGGGAACCTGGATGAAAAGAGCGCTTATTATGTGGGGCTGTCAGACCCAGAGGGGAACGGAGCCTGGCAATGGGTTGATCAGACACCATACAATGCAAGTGCCAC ATTCTGGCGTCCAGGCGAACCCAATAGTCTTTCGGAGCATTGTGTTATCCTGAATAAACCTCCACGAAGCTCGTGGGGCTGGAATGATGTTACTTGTAAGGAACTTCACAGGTCAATTTGCAAGATGATGAAGATCTACTTATGA
- the CLEC4A gene encoding C-type lectin domain family 4 member A isoform X4 has product MDVLRKRYQGFFEESRRSLLNMTSEITYAEVKFKNESTSLGTKSEPSAEKDWSCCPKNWKPFNLNCYFISNDTRNWTESKNNCSAMKSHLLVINTKEEQDFIIGNLDEKSAYYVGLSDPEGNGAWQWVDQTPYNASATFWRPGEPNSLSEHCVILNKPPRSSWGWNDVTCKELHRSICKMMKIYL; this is encoded by the exons ATGG atGTTTTGAGGAAGAGATACCAAGGATTTTTTGAAGAGAGCAGACGGTCTCTTCTCAATATGACTTCAGAGATCACTTATGCTGAAGTGAAGTTCAAAAATGAATCTACGTCCTTAGGCACCAAGTCAGAGCCTTCTGCAG AGAAAGATTGGAGCTGCTGCCCAAAGAATTGGAAGCCATTTAATTTGAACTGCTACTTTATTTCTAATGACACCAGAAATTGGACGGAGAGTAAAAACAACTGCTCAGCAATGAAGTCACACCTGCTGGTGATCAACACCAAGGAAGAGCAG gaTTTTATCATTGGGAACCTGGATGAAAAGAGCGCTTATTATGTGGGGCTGTCAGACCCAGAGGGGAACGGAGCCTGGCAATGGGTTGATCAGACACCATACAATGCAAGTGCCAC ATTCTGGCGTCCAGGCGAACCCAATAGTCTTTCGGAGCATTGTGTTATCCTGAATAAACCTCCACGAAGCTCGTGGGGCTGGAATGATGTTACTTGTAAGGAACTTCACAGGTCAATTTGCAAGATGATGAAGATCTACTTATGA